One part of the Deltaproteobacteria bacterium genome encodes these proteins:
- a CDS encoding TOBE domain-containing protein, which yields MDVSARNKLPGQVKEVKLGQVMAEITLKIGENEVVAVVTRTSAERLGLKVGDKAYALVKATEIMVGKD from the coding sequence ATGGATGTAAGTGCAAGAAACAAGTTGCCGGGACAAGTCAAAGAGGTAAAGTTGGGGCAGGTTATGGCAGAGATTACACTCAAGATAGGAGAAAATGAAGTAGTTGCCGTTGTTACCAGGACATCAGCTGAGAGGTTAGGCTTAAAAGTTGGCGATAAAGCTTATGCCTTGGTTAAGGCTACAGAAATTATGGTAGGCAAAGATTAA